Proteins from a genomic interval of Medicago truncatula cultivar Jemalong A17 chromosome 3, MtrunA17r5.0-ANR, whole genome shotgun sequence:
- the LOC11424662 gene encoding transcription factor TCP17 — protein sequence MMASSREGNYQAKQEGGDTSMENIEKISKAPSSTSRQWSTSSLRNPRIVRVSRTFGGKDRHSKVCTIRGLRDRRIRLSVPTAIQLYDLQDKLGLGQPSKVIDWLLEATKLDIDKLPPLQFPQSFSQFHPLHSQTLLPFHDQSSNIASHELSLGPLYDPNSTFVGIQNLMARSKFWDIDSRTKGKEVEREYFSEKDKWIKTNEEENQVGEASYNNFHQVSTQKLFPMETHSNFLNNAMSYNNYHSEASSLSLSQFGSSNGLFQSHHQQVDPNQSNGNGLHFPFPFANSQLLFGPSSSSTTPSSSHLSSTPFMNNPVENDPRIQFNHFQFINSSSSQTMPHPLIPSFHHSFNSPPVRPFPIPFSSKLLDSNNNNNSNQLDDNSAPRS from the coding sequence ATGATGGCAAGTTCAAGAGAAGGAAATTATCAAGCAAAGCAAGAAGGAGGTGATACTAGTAtggaaaatattgaaaaaatttcaaaggcaCCTTCAAGTACATCAAGACAATGGTCAACATCAAGTTTAAGAAATCCAAGAATTGTGAGAGTATCAAGAACATTTGGAGGCAAAGATAGGCATAGCAAAGTTTGTACAATAAGAGGGTTAAGAGATAGAAGGATAAGGCTTTCAGTTCCAACAGCAATTCAATTATATGATCTTCAAGATAAACTTGGTTTAGGACAACCAAGTAAAGTAATTGATTGGTTACTTGAAGCAACAAAATTAGACATTGATAAACTCCCTCCACTTCAATTTCCTCAAAGCTTTTCACAATTTCATCCTCTTCATTCACAAACCCTACTTCCTTTTCATGATCAATCAAGTAATATTGCTTCTCATGAACTTTCTCTTGGTCCTTTATATGATCCTAATTCCACATTTGTTGGAATTCAAAATCTTATGGCAAGGTCAAAATTTTGGGACATAGATTCAAGGACTAAAGGTAAAGAAGTTGAAAGAGAGTACTTTAGTGAAAAGGATAAGTGGATCAAAACAAATGAGGAAGAAAATCAAGTTGGAGAAGCTAgttacaataattttcatcaAGTTTCAACTCAAAAGCTTTTCCCTATGGAGACTCATTCTAATTTTCTTAACAATGCTATGTCATATAACAACTACCATTCAGAAGCTTCTAGTTTGTCTTTATCTCAATTTGGAAGTAGTAATGGATTGTTccaatctcatcatcaacaagtAGATCCAAATCAAAGTAATGGAAATGGTTTACACTTCCCATTTCCTTTTGCAAATTCACAATTATTGTTTggtccttcttcttcttctactacACCATCATCATCACATTTGAGTAGTACTCCTTTTATGAACAATCCAGTTGAAAATGATCCAAGAATACAATTCAACCATTTTCAGTTCATAAACTCAAGCTCTTCACAAACTATGCCTCATCCTCTCATTCCATCTTTTCATCACTCATTCAATTCACCTCCGGTTAGACCTTTTCCGATACCATTTAGCTCCAAGCTTCTTGAttctaataacaataacaatagtAACCAACTGGATGATAATAGTGCTCCTCGTTCTTGA
- the LOC11428327 gene encoding uncharacterized protein: MAETFKFVYIVILLVSLCLVVVDGIRTYRECENASDCYSIYWRAPYGTMRCVKGHCKQIKDVKMLPLPLLPFTKMLSNRVQS, translated from the exons ATGGCTGAAactttcaaatttgtttatattgtgaTCCTTCTGGTTTCCCTATGTCTTGTTGTCGTTGACGGCATAAGGACTTATA GGGAATGTGAAAATGCTAGTGATTGTTATTCAATATATTGGCGTGCTCCTTATGGAACTATGAGGTGTGTTAAAGGTCATTGTAAACAAATCAAAGATGTTAAG ATGCTTCCCCTTCCACTTCTTCCCTTCACAAAGATGCTATCAAATAGGGTACAAAGTTGA